One genomic segment of Kiritimatiella glycovorans includes these proteins:
- a CDS encoding efflux transporter outer membrane subunit, whose translation MIRIPVSALILVLFSAGCVLNRPEIPDEPAPALPERYAEGHAVRHAPDRWWTAFDSPELDRLIARTLEGNYDLEQALARIDQARALARRSRSGLFPSLDVESAASVSRTRVDDGRTVARDSNNAYGLDLVSLWELDLWGRVRAQTRARELDRDAAVEAGHDLALSLTAETAVRWLNLIHHNRRIERVRAQIEANRQSLELLEHRFGQGTGTALDVLQQRELLAATRALLPPLESRRDTLRHELAVLLGRAPGTAEIEISTPSLPEPGPVPDAGIPCTLLDRRPDIRQARYRLEAAGWDVGAARADRLPRISLTAAQRYGDPNGLDLLLDNWSQSLAAGLTAPLFDAGRRRAEVERARAAAREALAAYRSTVLTAVREVSDALVRETNQSETVHRLSTQLEQSRATLEESRFRYRKGQADYLTVLSALTRTQELERRLIRARFERLSFRIELYRALGGDWMKTATLGRNRS comes from the coding sequence ATGATCCGCATCCCCGTCAGCGCCCTGATCCTGGTCCTTTTCTCTGCGGGCTGCGTACTCAATCGTCCCGAGATTCCGGACGAACCCGCCCCCGCCCTTCCGGAACGCTATGCGGAAGGGCACGCGGTCCGGCACGCCCCGGATCGGTGGTGGACCGCGTTCGATTCGCCCGAACTCGACCGACTGATCGCGCGCACGCTCGAAGGCAACTACGACCTCGAACAGGCCCTCGCGCGCATCGACCAGGCTCGCGCGCTCGCGCGCCGCTCACGCTCCGGGCTGTTTCCCTCGCTGGATGTCGAGTCCGCCGCCTCCGTGTCGCGCACGAGGGTGGACGACGGCCGGACGGTCGCGCGCGACTCGAACAACGCCTACGGGCTCGATCTGGTCAGTCTGTGGGAACTCGACCTGTGGGGACGCGTCCGCGCGCAGACCCGTGCCCGCGAACTCGACCGGGACGCCGCGGTGGAGGCCGGCCATGATCTCGCGCTGAGCCTGACCGCCGAGACGGCGGTGCGCTGGCTGAACCTGATTCATCACAACCGTCGGATCGAACGGGTCCGCGCGCAGATCGAGGCCAACCGCCAGAGCCTTGAGCTGCTGGAACACCGTTTCGGACAGGGCACCGGCACCGCGCTCGACGTCCTGCAGCAGCGCGAACTGCTCGCCGCCACCCGCGCGCTGCTGCCCCCGCTCGAGTCGCGGCGGGACACGCTGCGCCACGAACTGGCCGTTCTGCTGGGACGGGCACCGGGCACCGCGGAGATCGAGATCAGCACCCCTTCCCTCCCCGAGCCCGGACCCGTTCCGGACGCGGGCATCCCCTGCACGCTGCTCGACCGCAGGCCCGACATCCGGCAGGCGCGGTACCGGCTCGAAGCCGCCGGATGGGACGTCGGCGCCGCGCGTGCCGACCGTCTGCCGCGGATCTCGCTCACCGCCGCGCAGCGGTACGGAGACCCGAACGGACTCGACCTGCTCCTCGACAACTGGTCGCAGTCGCTCGCCGCCGGACTGACCGCGCCGCTGTTTGATGCCGGTCGGCGGCGGGCCGAGGTCGAGCGCGCCCGCGCCGCGGCGCGGGAGGCCCTGGCGGCGTACCGCTCGACCGTCCTTACCGCCGTACGGGAGGTCAGCGACGCCCTCGTGCGCGAGACGAACCAGAGCGAGACCGTGCATCGTCTGAGCACCCAGCTCGAGCAGTCCCGCGCCACACTCGAGGAATCGCGCTTCCGCTACCGCAAGGGACAGGCCGATTACCTCACCGTACTTTCCGCGCTCACACGAACCCAGGAACTGGAACGCCGACTCATCCGGGCGCGCTTCGAGCGGCTCAGCTTCCGTATCGAGCTGTACCGCGCGCTGGGCGGCGACTGGATGAAAACCGCGACCCTCGGGAGGAACCGATCATGA
- a CDS encoding ankyrin repeat domain-containing protein, which produces MNMHPSVAALIACCLCLGLAQGCGRDTAESSPPPQEAEKQTYTSTQLAEAAFRGEAGKVRTMLKSGLEADGRDEQKRTPLMLASFNGHVETLRILLKAGADPDAKDINDRTPLMFASTGAFPEAVRLLLRHGADVNAVDGGEHWSPLMFAAGEGHEAVVDVLLEHGADPSLKDADGDTAADFARDRGHVHLARKIGAGDAASD; this is translated from the coding sequence ATGAATATGCACCCGTCCGTTGCCGCCCTGATCGCCTGCTGCCTCTGTCTCGGCCTCGCACAGGGCTGCGGCAGGGACACCGCCGAATCATCCCCGCCGCCGCAGGAAGCGGAAAAGCAGACGTACACCTCCACCCAGCTTGCGGAAGCGGCCTTTCGAGGCGAGGCCGGAAAGGTGCGCACGATGCTGAAGAGCGGACTGGAGGCCGACGGACGCGACGAACAGAAACGCACCCCGCTGATGCTCGCGTCATTCAACGGCCACGTCGAAACCCTTCGCATACTTCTGAAGGCGGGCGCGGATCCGGACGCTAAAGATATCAACGACCGGACGCCCCTGATGTTCGCCTCCACGGGCGCCTTCCCGGAGGCGGTGCGCCTGCTGCTGCGCCACGGCGCGGACGTCAACGCGGTCGACGGCGGCGAACACTGGTCGCCGCTCATGTTCGCCGCAGGAGAAGGCCATGAGGCCGTCGTCGACGTGCTGCTCGAACACGGCGCGGACCCGTCCCTTAAAGATGCCGACGGCGACACCGCGGCCGACTTCGCACGCGACCGCGGCCATGTCCACCTCGCCCGGAAGATCGGCGCCGGGGACGCCGCGTCAGACTGA
- a CDS encoding DUF503 domain-containing protein produces the protein MIIGSLSVHLSIPEARSLKDKRAVLRSMKDRARNRMNISVAEVGRQNEWKFAELAFVTVASESKAVQQRLSKLMTFVRSEPRCVVTHMETEMG, from the coding sequence ATGATCATCGGCTCGCTGAGTGTGCACCTCAGTATCCCCGAAGCGCGGTCGCTCAAGGACAAACGTGCCGTGCTCCGGAGCATGAAGGATCGCGCGCGCAACAGGATGAACATCAGCGTCGCGGAAGTGGGGCGCCAAAACGAATGGAAGTTCGCGGAGCTGGCCTTCGTGACCGTCGCCTCCGAATCGAAGGCCGTTCAGCAGCGCCTCTCGAAGCTGATGACGTTCGTGCGCTCGGAACCCCGCTGCGTCGTCACGCATATGGAAACCGAGATGGGTTGA